The following are encoded in a window of Alphaproteobacteria bacterium genomic DNA:
- a CDS encoding tail fiber protein, with amino-acid sequence MASIRAFLRSLQRLLGLGSPEPEAHPAPGPGTQEPDVDAFRPAPGPTTKAMPQLVALSGEFPTRGDGGTNAYFTLAMVQTFAGLSPAFGAPRAEGQVLQLSNPPSNQALFSVFGTSFGGDAIRTFGIPNLVGRAAIGEPQQVGSFGQGTLGLTWLISTGPSTLAPEPGTLAMFGGNYAPDGWAFCDGSTLAVAQWVPLYEAIGTAFGGSAGLDFMLPDLNGAAPVGAGQGPGRAPVALGQQIAGPIPGLGVNYLISIEGPVPPSSGSGAFPDTGQFLGQIIAYGGAQVPAGWALCDGSLWQVSANEPLFDLIGTIYGGDGKTSFALPDLRGLMVTGLAS; translated from the coding sequence ATGGCCTCGATTCGCGCGTTCCTCCGCAGCCTGCAGCGCTTGCTCGGCTTGGGCAGCCCTGAGCCCGAAGCGCATCCGGCACCAGGCCCCGGGACGCAGGAACCCGATGTCGACGCCTTCAGGCCGGCGCCGGGCCCGACGACAAAGGCGATGCCGCAGCTCGTTGCCCTTTCCGGCGAGTTTCCGACCCGAGGCGACGGCGGCACCAATGCCTATTTCACCCTGGCCATGGTCCAGACCTTCGCGGGCCTCAGCCCCGCTTTCGGCGCGCCGCGCGCGGAAGGGCAGGTCCTGCAGCTCAGCAATCCGCCGAGCAATCAAGCTCTGTTCTCGGTGTTCGGAACCTCGTTCGGCGGCGACGCGATCAGGACGTTCGGCATTCCCAATCTCGTCGGCCGGGCCGCGATCGGCGAGCCGCAGCAGGTCGGAAGCTTCGGGCAGGGCACTTTGGGCCTGACGTGGCTGATCTCGACCGGACCCTCGACGCTCGCACCGGAACCGGGCACGCTCGCCATGTTCGGCGGCAATTACGCGCCGGACGGCTGGGCTTTTTGCGACGGCAGCACGCTGGCGGTCGCTCAGTGGGTCCCGCTCTATGAAGCGATCGGCACGGCCTTCGGCGGCAGCGCCGGGCTCGACTTCATGCTGCCCGATCTCAATGGCGCCGCCCCGGTCGGCGCGGGTCAGGGCCCGGGCCGGGCACCGGTGGCGCTCGGCCAGCAGATCGCCGGGCCGATACCGGGTCTCGGCGTCAATTATCTGATTTCGATCGAAGGGCCCGTTCCGCCGAGCTCCGGTTCAGGAGCCTTTCCCGACACCGGCCAGTTTCTCGGCCAAATCATCGCTTATGGCGGCGCGCAGGTGCCTGCGGGCTGGGCGCTTTGCGACGGCTCGCTGTGGCAAGTCTCGGCCAACGAGCCGCTCTTCGATCTGATCGGCACCATCTATGGCGGCGACGGAAAGACCAGTTTCGCGCTTCCGGACCTTCGCGGCCTGATGGTGACCGGGCTGGCGAGCTAA
- a CDS encoding MBL fold metallo-hydrolase, whose translation MGKADRSLIRLLPRQRPDIRPNPSRKRGMPMKAAAALLLALAAPAAAQTSTMENVQIRVERVAPGVAVLFGRGGNIGLSYGADGNIIIDDQYAPLTERILAAIRTLDPDPVRFVINTHWHGDHTGGNENVARTGAVIVAHDNVRRRMSAEQLVRGEIVQPSPSGALPVVTFAEGVTFHLNGDDLRVVHVANAHTDGDALVYFTHANVLHMGDVFWNGMLPFIDLDSGGSIDGMIAGVAQGIELADERTVVIPGHGPIGHKADLERFRDMLIHVRNRVGQGIAAGRTLDQLKAEGHADAYAHPGDFITGASFTETVYRSLMRDHGGIGEERR comes from the coding sequence ATGGGGAAGGCGGACAGGTCGCTCATTCGGCTGCTCCCTCGACAGAGGCCCGACATAAGGCCTAATCCATCGCGCAAAAGGGGGATGCCGATGAAAGCCGCCGCCGCACTGCTGCTCGCCCTCGCCGCGCCAGCCGCCGCCCAGACGAGCACTATGGAGAACGTCCAGATCCGGGTCGAGCGGGTCGCGCCCGGAGTCGCCGTGCTGTTCGGCCGGGGCGGCAATATCGGCCTCTCCTACGGCGCGGACGGCAACATCATCATCGACGATCAATATGCGCCGCTGACGGAGCGGATCCTCGCCGCGATCCGGACGCTCGACCCCGATCCGGTGCGCTTCGTCATCAACACCCACTGGCACGGCGATCATACCGGCGGGAACGAGAATGTCGCGCGCACCGGGGCGGTGATCGTCGCCCACGACAATGTCCGCCGGCGGATGTCGGCCGAGCAGCTGGTGCGCGGCGAGATCGTTCAGCCGTCGCCCTCGGGCGCGCTGCCGGTCGTGACCTTCGCCGAGGGCGTCACGTTCCACCTGAACGGCGACGATTTGCGCGTGGTCCATGTCGCCAACGCCCATACCGACGGCGACGCCTTGGTCTATTTCACCCACGCGAACGTGCTTCACATGGGCGACGTCTTCTGGAACGGGATGCTGCCGTTCATCGATCTCGATTCGGGCGGATCGATCGACGGGATGATCGCCGGAGTAGCGCAGGGGATCGAGTTGGCGGATGAGCGCACAGTCGTGATCCCCGGCCATGGCCCGATCGGGCACAAAGCCGATCTCGAGCGCTTCCGCGACATGCTGATCCACGTCCGCAATCGCGTCGGCCAGGGAATCGCGGCCGGGCGCACGCTCGATCAGCTCAAGGCCGAGGGCCATGCCGACGCCTATGCCCACCCGGGCGACTTCATCACCGGCGCCTCGTTCACCGAGACGGTTTACCGAAGCCTGATGCGCGACCATGGGGGGATCGGCGAGGAGCGCCGCTAG
- a CDS encoding glutathione S-transferase, with product MSDLSAFPIARRWPAGHPDRLQLYSVPTPNGVKVSIMLEETGLPYEPHFIPLGEPEGTGSAEFRSLNPNGKIPAIVDPDGPDGRPIGLFESGAILIYLAEKTGKLLGTGARRYETIAWLMFQMGGVGPMFGQLGFFNKFAGREWEDKRPLARYVAEAKRLLGVLEERLEGREWIVGDYSIADVATLGWVRNLITFYEARELVEFDALSNVPAWLERGLARPAVQRGLTIPARPET from the coding sequence ATGAGCGACCTGTCCGCCTTCCCCATCGCCCGCCGCTGGCCCGCCGGGCATCCCGACCGGTTGCAGCTCTATTCGGTGCCGACGCCAAACGGCGTGAAAGTCTCGATCATGCTCGAGGAAACCGGCTTGCCCTACGAGCCGCACTTCATTCCCCTCGGCGAACCGGAGGGTACAGGGTCCGCCGAGTTCCGCTCGCTCAACCCCAACGGCAAGATCCCGGCGATCGTCGATCCGGATGGGCCGGACGGCCGTCCCATCGGCCTGTTCGAATCCGGCGCGATCCTCATCTACCTCGCCGAGAAAACCGGAAAGCTGCTCGGCACCGGCGCGCGCCGCTACGAGACGATCGCCTGGCTGATGTTTCAGATGGGCGGCGTCGGCCCGATGTTCGGCCAGCTCGGCTTCTTCAACAAGTTCGCCGGCCGCGAGTGGGAGGACAAGCGCCCGCTTGCACGCTACGTCGCCGAGGCGAAAAGGCTGCTGGGCGTGCTTGAGGAGCGGCTCGAAGGACGCGAATGGATCGTGGGCGATTATTCGATCGCCGACGTCGCGACCCTGGGCTGGGTCCGCAACCTGATCACCTTCTATGAAGCGCGGGAACTGGTCGAGTTCGACGCTCTATCCAACGTGCCCGCCTGGTTGGAGCGCGGGCTGGCGCGGCCGGCGGTGCAGCGCGGTCTGACGATTCCCGCTCGTCCCGAGACATAG
- the dnaJ gene encoding molecular chaperone DnaJ gives MAETDYYEMLQVERTADPATIKSAYRKLAMECHPDRNGGCTNAEAKFKALSEAYECLKDPQKRAAYDRFGHAAFQGGNGNGGGAQDFSSFADIFDNIFGEFMGGAQQGGGRGNVLRGSDLRYDLQITLEDAFNGRAVELQLDTTAPCAPCDGSGAKAGTSAKTCGTCGGRGQVRARQGFFVIDQTCPNCRGAGQTIADPCPTCRGDGRVEKRKSLQVNVPAGVDEGTRIRIAGEGEAGVRGGPAGDLYIFVHVARHAIFQREGTNLLARCPISFTTAALGGTITVPGLDKTPHEIKIPAGTQSGKQLRQRGAGMPSVGRNGHGDMVIQVEVETPTKLSAKQREILEQFRATETGDECPNSRGFFQKIKVALGA, from the coding sequence ATGGCTGAGACCGATTATTACGAGATGCTGCAGGTGGAGCGGACGGCGGACCCCGCCACGATCAAATCCGCCTATCGCAAGCTGGCGATGGAATGCCATCCGGACCGCAACGGCGGCTGCACCAATGCCGAGGCGAAGTTCAAGGCGCTGAGCGAAGCCTATGAATGCCTGAAGGACCCGCAGAAGCGGGCGGCCTATGACCGTTTCGGCCATGCCGCCTTCCAGGGCGGCAACGGCAATGGCGGCGGAGCGCAGGATTTCAGCTCCTTCGCCGACATCTTCGACAACATCTTCGGCGAGTTCATGGGCGGCGCCCAGCAGGGCGGCGGGCGCGGCAACGTGCTGCGCGGCTCGGACCTTCGCTACGACCTCCAGATCACGCTCGAGGACGCGTTCAACGGACGCGCGGTGGAGCTCCAGCTCGATACGACCGCGCCCTGCGCGCCATGCGACGGCTCCGGCGCCAAGGCGGGCACCTCGGCCAAGACCTGCGGCACCTGCGGCGGCCGCGGACAGGTTCGCGCGCGGCAGGGCTTCTTCGTCATCGACCAGACCTGCCCCAATTGCCGCGGCGCCGGCCAGACGATCGCCGATCCCTGTCCGACCTGCCGCGGCGACGGGCGCGTGGAGAAGCGCAAGTCGCTCCAGGTCAACGTCCCCGCGGGTGTCGACGAAGGCACCCGAATCCGAATCGCCGGAGAGGGGGAGGCGGGCGTGCGCGGAGGGCCGGCGGGCGACCTCTACATCTTCGTCCACGTCGCCCGCCACGCGATCTTCCAGCGCGAGGGGACCAACCTCCTCGCCCGCTGCCCGATCAGCTTCACCACCGCGGCGCTCGGCGGGACGATTACGGTGCCCGGCCTCGACAAGACTCCGCACGAGATCAAGATCCCGGCCGGCACGCAATCCGGCAAGCAGCTTCGCCAGCGCGGCGCGGGCATGCCCTCGGTCGGCCGCAACGGCCATGGCGACATGGTGATCCAGGTCGAGGTCGAAACGCCGACCAAGCTCAGCGCCAAGCAGCGCGAGATACTCGAGCAGTTCCGCGCCACCGAGACCGGCGACGAATGCCCCAATTCGCGGGGCTTCTTCCAGAAGATCAAGGTGGCGCTGGGGGCGTAA
- the dnaK gene encoding molecular chaperone DnaK, with translation MARVIGIDLGTTNSAVAVMEGGKPKVIENAEGARTTPSVVAFTKDGERLIGQPAKRQAVTNPDNTVFAVKRLIGRRFDDPITKKDTELVPYKIVKGANGDAWVQAGGKDYSPSQISAFILQKMKETAEAYLGEPVTQAVITVPAYFNDAQRQATKDAGQIAGLEVLRIINEPTAAALSYGLEKQDGKTIAVYDLGGGTFDISILEIGDGVFEVKSTNGDTFLGGEDFDAKLVDYLADKFKAKENIDLRTDRLALQRLKEAAEKAKIELSSAQTTEVNLPFITARMEGGASTPLHLVETISRADLEKIVADLIKRTLEPCKKALADAGVKAADIAEVVLVGGMTRMPKVRDTVKEFFGQEPHTGVNPDEVVAMGAAIQAGVLQGEVKDVLLLDVTPLSLGIETLGGVFTRMIDRNTTIPTKKSQTYSTAEDNQNAVTIRVFQGEREMAADNKLLGQFDLVGIPPAPRGVPQIEVTFDIDANGIVNVHAKDKGTGKEQQIRIQASGGLSDADIEKMVQEAEQFADEDKKRRAAAEARNEGDSLVHATEQQLGEHGDKIDSSLKSEIEAAVAETKTALEGDDTDAIKTKVEALKQVAMKLGQAIYEKGQAEAAAQPEGGASAGSEGGAEDVVDAEFSEVDEESKG, from the coding sequence ATGGCAAGAGTGATCGGCATCGACCTCGGCACCACCAACAGCGCGGTGGCTGTCATGGAGGGCGGCAAACCCAAGGTCATCGAGAATGCGGAAGGCGCGCGCACCACGCCTTCGGTGGTCGCCTTCACCAAGGACGGCGAGCGCCTGATCGGACAGCCGGCGAAGCGTCAGGCGGTCACCAATCCCGACAATACCGTGTTCGCGGTGAAGCGCCTGATCGGCCGCCGCTTCGACGATCCGATCACCAAGAAGGACACCGAGCTGGTCCCCTACAAGATCGTCAAGGGCGCCAACGGCGACGCCTGGGTCCAGGCCGGCGGCAAGGATTACAGCCCGAGCCAGATTTCCGCCTTCATCCTCCAGAAGATGAAGGAAACCGCCGAAGCCTATCTCGGCGAGCCCGTCACCCAGGCGGTGATCACCGTTCCCGCCTATTTCAACGACGCCCAGCGCCAGGCGACCAAGGACGCCGGCCAGATCGCCGGCCTCGAGGTGCTTCGAATCATCAACGAGCCGACCGCGGCCGCGCTCTCCTATGGCCTGGAGAAGCAGGACGGAAAGACGATCGCGGTCTACGACCTCGGCGGCGGCACGTTCGACATCTCGATCCTCGAGATCGGCGACGGCGTGTTCGAGGTGAAGTCCACCAACGGCGATACCTTCCTCGGCGGCGAGGATTTCGACGCCAAGCTGGTCGATTACCTGGCCGACAAGTTCAAGGCGAAGGAGAATATCGACCTTCGCACCGACCGGCTCGCGCTGCAGCGGCTCAAGGAAGCGGCCGAGAAGGCCAAGATCGAGCTCTCCTCGGCCCAGACGACGGAGGTGAACCTGCCGTTCATCACCGCGCGGATGGAGGGCGGCGCCTCGACCCCGCTCCACCTCGTCGAGACGATCAGCCGCGCCGACCTCGAGAAGATCGTCGCCGACCTGATCAAGCGCACGCTGGAGCCTTGCAAGAAGGCGCTGGCCGACGCGGGCGTCAAGGCCGCGGACATTGCCGAGGTCGTCCTCGTCGGCGGCATGACCCGCATGCCCAAGGTGCGCGACACGGTGAAGGAGTTCTTCGGTCAGGAGCCGCACACCGGCGTCAATCCCGACGAGGTCGTCGCCATGGGCGCCGCGATCCAGGCCGGCGTTCTCCAGGGCGAGGTCAAGGACGTCCTCCTGCTCGACGTCACCCCGCTCTCGCTCGGAATCGAAACGCTCGGTGGAGTCTTCACCCGGATGATCGACCGCAACACGACCATCCCGACCAAGAAGTCGCAGACCTATTCGACCGCCGAGGACAACCAGAATGCGGTGACCATCCGCGTCTTCCAGGGCGAGCGCGAGATGGCGGCGGACAACAAGCTGCTAGGCCAGTTCGATCTGGTCGGAATCCCGCCGGCGCCGCGCGGCGTGCCGCAGATCGAGGTCACCTTCGACATCGACGCCAATGGCATCGTCAACGTCCATGCCAAGGACAAGGGCACCGGCAAGGAGCAGCAGATCCGAATCCAGGCCTCGGGCGGCCTTTCGGACGCGGACATCGAGAAGATGGTCCAGGAAGCGGAGCAGTTCGCCGACGAGGACAAGAAGCGCCGTGCCGCAGCCGAGGCGCGCAACGAGGGCGACAGCCTGGTGCACGCCACCGAGCAGCAGCTCGGCGAGCATGGCGACAAGATCGACTCTTCGCTGAAGTCCGAAATCGAGGCTGCGGTCGCCGAAACCAAGACCGCGCTCGAAGGCGACGACACCGACGCGATCAAGACCAAGGTCGAGGCGCTGAAGCAGGTGGCGATGAAGCTCGGCCAGGCGATCTACGAGAAGGGCCAAGCCGAAGCCGCGGCGCAGCCGGAAGGCGGCGCTTCGGCCGGCAGCGAGGGCGGCGCAGAGGACGTCGTCGACGCCGAATTCTCCGAAGTCGATGAAGAGAGCAAGGGCTGA
- a CDS encoding copper chaperone PCu(A)C: MTLGLPPSMTATALLVVPRSMPITLAMSILLCPNKIQAARGRFRRQRGCLPRRYRSRISCDKKPGGTKGTAMRMPVPVLAALAALGGCSQGSDPTCAAPIEASIRLPAVPAGPGAGYFRIPSDAALVSVSSPRVQRIEMHETMSGGRMTSMRPIARATGDACGITFSPGGRHLMLFGIDPGVHAGDEIPLVFHFEQGPPRTELARVESAGGETR, encoded by the coding sequence ATGACCTTGGGTTTGCCGCCCTCCATGACAGCCACCGCGCTGTTGGTGGTGCCGAGGTCGATGCCGATCACTCTTGCCATGTCTATCCTCTTGTGCCCCAATAAAATTCAAGCCGCCCGCGGCCGCTTCCGAAGGCAGCGCGGGTGTTTACCGAGGCGATATAGGAGCCGAATTTCTTGCGACAAGAAGCCGGGCGGCACTAAGGGCACCGCCATGAGAATGCCTGTCCCGGTCCTGGCCGCCCTGGCCGCCCTCGGCGGATGCAGCCAGGGAAGCGATCCGACCTGCGCCGCGCCCATCGAGGCGTCGATCCGGCTGCCGGCCGTGCCGGCAGGCCCGGGCGCCGGCTATTTCCGGATTCCGTCCGACGCCGCGCTGGTCTCCGTCAGCTCGCCGCGCGTCCAGCGGATCGAGATGCACGAGACGATGTCCGGCGGCCGGATGACATCGATGCGGCCCATCGCGCGCGCAACCGGGGACGCTTGCGGCATCACCTTCTCGCCCGGTGGCCGCCACCTGATGCTCTTCGGAATCGACCCGGGGGTCCACGCCGGCGATGAAATTCCGCTGGTCTTCCATTTCGAACAGGGACCCCCGCGGACCGAACTTGCGCGGGTCGAATCCGCGGGCGGGGAGACCCGCTAG
- a CDS encoding PH domain-containing protein, with amino-acid sequence MEAALDTFRPSTLGWLRGTLAGWGTVLLALAGILVTLMGYGTWWLGLTALASLIVVWKWFQNVAAKYEVTEERLIVRRGIVNKSIDEIELYRIKDVRIDFTLVNQMAGIGRISVSSSDETTRGGDFVMRDIERAQERREQLRRLVDTARQKRSVREIDMVHEDAP; translated from the coding sequence ATGGAAGCAGCGCTCGACACGTTCCGGCCCTCGACGCTCGGCTGGCTGCGCGGCACGCTCGCCGGATGGGGAACCGTCCTTCTCGCCCTCGCCGGGATCCTAGTGACACTCATGGGCTACGGCACCTGGTGGCTCGGCCTCACCGCCCTCGCCTCGCTGATCGTCGTGTGGAAGTGGTTCCAGAACGTCGCCGCGAAATATGAGGTCACCGAGGAGCGGCTGATCGTCCGCCGCGGGATCGTCAACAAGAGCATTGACGAGATCGAGCTCTACCGGATCAAGGACGTGCGCATCGACTTCACCCTCGTCAACCAGATGGCGGGCATCGGCCGGATCAGCGTCTCCTCGTCGGACGAGACCACCCGCGGCGGGGACTTCGTCATGCGCGACATCGAGCGCGCCCAGGAGCGCCGCGAGCAGCTCCGCCGCCTCGTCGACACCGCGCGGCAAAAACGCAGCGTGCGGGAAATCGACATGGTGCACGAGGACGCGCCTTAG
- a CDS encoding phenylalanine 4-monooxygenase, with translation MLTETIIKAQRGDWTIPQNWERFTREEHAVWDLLFARQSEELKGRAVSDFFSGLDVLKLSKPGIPDFDELNERLFARTGWTVVSVPGLVPDDVFFEHLSKRRFPAGNFIRARGSLDYIEQPDVFHDVFGHVPLLAQPAVADFMQAMGAEGLAAIEHGALHRLSRLYWYSVEFGLAEEAGETRLYGAGLLSSFGEAHFALESPKPRRRPFEIERVLRTRYRSDAFQESYFVIPSFDALLGMLNDVALPELYDALEGQPDLDPA, from the coding sequence ATGCTGACCGAGACCATCATCAAGGCCCAGAGGGGCGATTGGACGATCCCCCAGAATTGGGAGCGATTTACCCGCGAGGAGCATGCCGTGTGGGACCTGCTCTTCGCGCGCCAATCCGAGGAGCTGAAGGGGAGGGCGGTCTCCGACTTCTTCAGCGGGCTCGACGTCCTCAAGCTGTCGAAGCCCGGAATTCCCGATTTCGACGAGCTCAACGAGCGGCTGTTCGCGCGCACAGGCTGGACGGTGGTCTCGGTCCCCGGACTGGTGCCCGACGACGTGTTCTTCGAGCATCTGAGCAAGCGTCGCTTCCCGGCCGGCAACTTCATCCGCGCTCGCGGCAGCCTCGATTATATCGAGCAGCCCGATGTCTTCCACGACGTGTTCGGACACGTGCCGCTGCTCGCCCAGCCGGCGGTCGCCGATTTCATGCAGGCGATGGGCGCCGAAGGGCTGGCGGCGATCGAGCACGGGGCGCTCCATCGTCTGTCGCGGCTCTACTGGTACAGCGTCGAGTTCGGGCTTGCGGAGGAGGCGGGTGAGACTCGCCTCTACGGCGCCGGTCTTCTTTCCAGCTTCGGCGAGGCCCACTTCGCGCTTGAAAGCCCGAAGCCGCGGCGCCGGCCGTTCGAGATCGAGCGCGTGCTTCGCACCCGCTACCGCTCGGACGCCTTCCAGGAGAGCTATTTCGTCATTCCGAGCTTCGACGCGCTGCTCGGCATGCTGAACGATGTCGCACTGCCCGAACTCTATGACGCGCTGGAAGGCCAGCCCGACCTCGATCCGGCCTAG
- a CDS encoding serine hydrolase yields MTRLPILCFMLGACATVPAREAAPAPSSPAPAYAWATFDGSRIHSAGASGLADRARGRALTIDDPVRIASISKLVVALGVIRMVEQGKLDLDRDVSDYLGWSLRNPAFPERPVTLRLLLGHRSSLKDGIDYAIPLGTTLRQALAHPAAFDAEHAPGAYFRYSNLNFPVIASAMERVSGERFDKLMQRLVFGPLHMDACFNWTTCSDSAVARAVVLYGADGAVMRDDLGGHRPDCPVLAPSGCDLSTYEPGSNGALFSPQGGLRVSVRDLVTVGRLLLDRGWHQGAPFLSEQSLTAMLGPEWRFDGANGDTDGGFYCAYGLAVQSLPLAAPGCNDDLFGGGRIMIGHAGDAYGVRSGLWIDIRTGTGIAYISTGNGDDPPRGRSAFRQIEEQLAAHLGRSAP; encoded by the coding sequence ATGACCCGGCTGCCGATCCTTTGCTTCATGCTCGGCGCTTGCGCGACAGTGCCGGCGCGTGAGGCGGCGCCTGCTCCGTCCTCGCCGGCGCCCGCTTATGCCTGGGCGACGTTCGACGGCTCGCGAATCCACAGCGCCGGCGCCTCCGGCCTCGCCGACCGGGCGCGGGGGCGGGCGCTTACGATCGACGATCCTGTGCGGATCGCGTCGATTTCCAAGCTCGTCGTCGCATTGGGCGTGATACGGATGGTGGAGCAGGGGAAGCTCGATCTCGACCGCGACGTTTCGGACTATCTCGGCTGGAGCCTGCGAAACCCGGCTTTTCCCGAGCGGCCGGTCACGCTCCGCCTGCTGCTCGGCCACCGCTCCTCGCTCAAGGACGGGATCGACTATGCGATTCCGCTCGGCACGACGCTGCGCCAGGCGCTCGCCCACCCGGCGGCGTTCGACGCCGAGCACGCGCCCGGAGCCTATTTCCGTTATTCGAACCTCAATTTCCCGGTGATCGCCTCGGCGATGGAGCGAGTCTCCGGCGAGCGGTTCGACAAGCTGATGCAGCGCCTCGTTTTCGGTCCGCTCCATATGGACGCCTGCTTCAACTGGACGACGTGCAGCGACTCGGCGGTTGCGCGCGCGGTCGTGCTTTACGGAGCCGACGGAGCGGTCATGCGCGACGACCTCGGCGGCCATCGCCCCGATTGCCCGGTGCTGGCGCCGTCCGGGTGCGATCTCTCCACCTATGAGCCCGGAAGCAACGGCGCGCTCTTCTCGCCCCAGGGAGGCCTGCGCGTGTCGGTGCGCGATCTCGTCACCGTCGGCCGCCTGCTGCTCGACCGCGGCTGGCACCAGGGCGCCCCGTTTCTCAGCGAGCAGAGCCTGACGGCCATGCTCGGCCCGGAGTGGCGCTTCGATGGCGCCAACGGCGATACCGACGGCGGCTTCTACTGCGCTTATGGCCTCGCTGTGCAGAGCCTTCCACTCGCCGCCCCCGGCTGCAACGACGATCTTTTCGGGGGCGGGCGGATCATGATCGGCCATGCCGGCGACGCCTATGGCGTGCGCTCGGGCCTGTGGATCGACATCCGCACCGGCACCGGGATCGCCTATATCTCCACCGGCAACGGCGACGATCCGCCGCGCGGCCGCTCTGCCTTCCGCCAGATCGAGGAGCAACTCGCGGCCCATCTGGGGCGTTCAGCCCCTTGA
- a CDS encoding HNH endonuclease: MKQRIGSRVIPHRHSRERGNPAFSSLAIHDFSEKSGLMSAMASKSARKENPLHAARPCLEDMPYRALVFKELNHHQKPLYWVAGSDADPSGAEKALKEAHRVHGGNCFYCKKPVVHEELTIDHAEPIKVGGRDEIQNLLIACKPCNRRKDHKPIEAFNPDAGHEWLSALLKQVQDRLNRLQSF, from the coding sequence ATGAAGCAAAGGATCGGCAGCCGGGTCATACCCCATCGTCATTCCCGCGAACGCGGGAATCCAGCTTTTTCTTCGCTCGCGATTCACGATTTCTCAGAAAAATCGGGACTAATGAGCGCTATGGCTTCAAAATCCGCGCGCAAGGAAAATCCGCTCCACGCGGCTCGGCCCTGCCTTGAGGATATGCCCTACCGGGCGCTCGTCTTCAAAGAGCTGAACCATCATCAAAAGCCGCTCTATTGGGTCGCTGGCTCCGATGCCGATCCCTCAGGAGCGGAAAAAGCGCTCAAGGAAGCCCACCGAGTCCACGGCGGCAACTGCTTCTATTGCAAGAAACCGGTCGTACATGAGGAACTTACGATCGACCACGCCGAGCCGATAAAGGTTGGCGGACGTGACGAGATTCAGAACCTCCTCATTGCCTGCAAACCCTGCAACCGCCGCAAGGATCATAAGCCGATCGAGGCCTTCAATCCCGACGCCGGACATGAATGGCTGAGCGCCTTGCTCAAGCAAGTCCAGGATCGCCTGAACCGCCTCCAGAGCTTCTGA
- the grpE gene encoding nucleotide exchange factor GrpE, with product MSDEHSTTDDAEIDLSGEMNLDRLGELEKELEEVRQHVLYAQAETQNVRRRLEQEKSAATQYAATAFARDMLSVKDNLERALAAIPEDLRADDRMKSLVAGIEATGRELDAAFQRHGIARVEAMGQMLDPHFHQAMLEVPSDEEPGRIVQEMQAGYTIKDRLLRPALVGVARKG from the coding sequence ATGAGCGACGAACACAGCACCACCGACGACGCCGAGATCGACCTTTCGGGCGAGATGAACCTCGACCGGCTGGGCGAGCTGGAGAAGGAATTGGAGGAGGTGCGCCAGCACGTCCTCTACGCCCAGGCGGAGACCCAGAACGTCCGCCGCCGGCTCGAGCAGGAGAAAAGCGCGGCCACGCAATATGCCGCGACCGCCTTTGCCCGCGACATGCTGAGCGTGAAGGACAATCTCGAGCGCGCGCTGGCCGCGATCCCCGAGGACCTGCGCGCCGACGATCGAATGAAGAGCCTGGTCGCCGGGATCGAGGCGACCGGCCGCGAGCTCGACGCCGCCTTCCAGCGCCACGGCATCGCCCGGGTCGAAGCGATGGGCCAGATGCTCGACCCGCATTTCCACCAGGCGATGCTGGAAGTGCCGAGCGACGAGGAGCCGGGCAGGATCGTCCAGGAGATGCAGGCCGGTTACACGATCAAGGATCGGCTGCTCCGGCCGGCCCTGGTCGGGGTGGCGCGGAAGGGCTGA